CAAGGCCGCTCCCGTGCCCGAGCCCTCGCGGGAAGCCGTGGCCCAGGCGGTGGACGGGGTCAACGCGTTTCTGGCCTCGAGCAACAGCCATGTGCAGTTCCAGATCCACGAGGCGTCCCAGCGGATGATGGTCGAGGTCATCGACGACACGACCCGCGAAGTGGTCAAGACCATCCCCTCGAAGGAGCTCCTCGACCTGGCCGCCAAGATCGGCGAGC
This DNA window, taken from Thermodesulfobacteriota bacterium, encodes the following:
- a CDS encoding flagellar protein FlaG, with protein sequence MNVQAISDVAVRGVPGRAPPAELQPLRPAGGGESAVAHKAAPVPEPSREAVAQAVDGVNAFLASSNSHVQFQIHEASQRMMVEVIDDTTREVVKTIPSKELLDLAAKIGELVGTLLDRRG